The Phoenix dactylifera cultivar Barhee BC4 unplaced genomic scaffold, palm_55x_up_171113_PBpolish2nd_filt_p 001307F, whole genome shotgun sequence genome has a segment encoding these proteins:
- the LOC120108387 gene encoding zinc finger protein GAI-ASSOCIATED FACTOR 1-like, with translation ILKLSLIHRKDSFITHRAFCDALAEENTKAKNGVMPTMSPNLQAQPPELMMPIGTSIGSLPVGVSDFDNHDIKNPLKGFAYDLMPTSLRSHTMAGTMLSSPTAATLFSSGTFPSGYNGLSDDAKTGRPAIASAHMSATALLQKAAQVGATAAGGSAGATQRGFVSGMAGPDRHWVQAHEMGVNGGAFANQFFDIGMGGGSAVSDAAGVLPSNAGVFVGGGGHGHGLLKALEHASGGGGSLMQGGSGRSGVRYGGGGTGDVTTLDFLGVSGARSVAAMGLHEQQQQQQHQGMEFGGVGRKRLLGLHPFQQQQQLSNGQGASMEKVVWDVLSG, from the coding sequence ATACTGAAACTTTCTCTTATCCACAGGAAAGACAGCTTCATCACGCACAGAGCCTTCTGTGATGCTCTAGCCGAAGAGAACACCAAGGCCAAGAATGGCGTGATGCCCACCATGAGCCCCAACCTCCAAGCTCAACCCCCTGAGCTCATGATGCCCATTGGCACCAGCATTGGCAGCTTGCCCGTTGGAGTCTCCGACTTCGATAACCATGACATCAAGAACCCCCTCAAGGGCTTCGCCTACGACCTCATGCCCACTTCACTGCGTTCCCATACCATGGCTGGAACCATGCTCTCGTCACCCACTGCCGCCACCCTCTTCAGCTCCGGGACCTTCCCCTCAGGCTACAACGGGCTCAGTGACGACGCCAAGACAGGCCGGCCGGCCATTGCGTCGGCCCACATGTCGGCGACCGCATTGCTCCAGAAGGCGGCACAGGTGGGTGCGACGGCCGCCGGCGGCAGCGCTGGTGCCACGCAGAGGGGCTTCGTCTCGGGGATGGCCGGGCCCGATCGACACTGGGTGCAAGCACACGAGATGGGAGTCAATGGAGGAGCGTTTGCAAATCAATTCTTCGACATTGGAATGGGCGGAGGCTCGGCGGTGAGTGATGCAGCTGGGGTGTTGCCATCGAATGCTGGAGTGTTTGTAGGTGGCGGTGGTCACGGCCATGGGCTTTTGAAGGCTTTAGAGCATGcaagtggtggtggtggtagtTTGATGCAGGGAGGGAGTGGGAGGTCAGGGGTGAGATATGGAGGCGGGGGAACTGGGGATGTGACGACTTTGGATTTCTTGGGGGTCAGCGGAGCGAGGTCGGTGGCGGCGATGGGATTACatgagcagcagcagcagcagcagcaccaAGGGATGGAGTTTGGAGGAGTTGGTCGGAAGAGGTTGCTGGGGCTGCACCCAtttcagcagcagcagcagctgaGCAATGGGCAAGGAGCTTCTATGGAGAAAGTCGTGTGGGACGTTTTGAGTGGATAA
- the LOC103724028 gene encoding zinc finger protein GAI-ASSOCIATED FACTOR 1-like, translating into MSNITGDGGSFSSENHTGEEVQQSQQQLPLHGTITATTNGNGSQPAPSPLVKKKRNHPGTPDPTAEVIALSPATLLAKNRFLCEICNKGFQRDQNLQLHRRGHNLPWKLRQRTSTEVRKKVYVCPETTCVHHNPSRALGDLTGIKKHFCRKHGEKKWKCDKCSKKYAVLSDWKAHVKICGTREYKCDCGTIFSRFTSSAELILDSTSNVHN; encoded by the exons ATGTCAAATATAACAGGCGATGGTGGGAGCTTTTCATCTGAGAACCACACAGGAGAGGAAGTCCAGCAGAGCCAGCAGCAGCTTCCATTGCATGGAACCATCACTGCCACAACCAATGGCAATGGCTCTCAGCCAGCACCGTCGCCGCTGGTCAAGAAGAAACGGAACCACCCCGGGACACCAG ACCCTACAGCAGAAGTGATTGCTCTATCGCCAGCAACCTTATTGGCAAAAAACCGCTTTCTGTGCGAGATATGCAACAAGGGCTTCCAGAGGGACCAAAACCTCCAATTGCACCGCAGAGGCCACAACCTCCCATGGAAGTTAAGGCAGCGGACAAGCACGGAGGTTCGCAAGAAGGTGTACGTTTGCCCTGAGACCACATGCGTGCACCACAACCCGAGCCGAGCTCTGGGGGATCTCACCGGGATCAAGAAGCACTTCTGCCGTAAGCACGGGGAGAAGAAGTGGAAGTGTGACAAGTGCTCAAAGAAGTATGCAGTGCTGTCTGACTGGAAGGCCCATGTCAAGATCTGTGGCACCAGGGAGTACAAGTGTGACTGTGGTACCATCTTCTCCAGGTTCACTTCTTCTGCTGAGCTTATACTAGATTCAACTTCTAATGTCCACAATTAA